From the genome of Rathayibacter sp. VKM Ac-2804:
CGTCGCCTCGCTCGCCGTCGGCTCGCTCGCGCTGCGGGCCGTTCTCGCGGTTCTGCGCCGAGCGCGGAGCTAGAGGGCCCGGAGCTGAGGGCCCGGAGCTGAGGAGCGGGGCGGCTCGGAGGAGCCGCCACGCTCGTCGCTCAGACGATGCGCTCGACGAGCCGCACGTGGTGCACGGCGACGCGGGTGGGCTCGCCGGCGAAGGCCGCCTCGCGCTCGGGGGAGGCGAGGTAGGTCCGCTCGATCTCGGCGAACGCCTCCGCGTCGCCCGGGGTGCTGACGGCCCAGACGAACTCGTTCACCTCGCGGTCGGCGAAGGCGAACTCGATCGTGAAGCCGTGCGCGGCGCGGGCGGGGACGATCTTGGCCCGGTACCAGGCCAGGAAGTCGTCCATCACCCCGTCGACGAGCTCGTAGCGGCGGAGCTGGACGGTGCGGTTCTCGGAGTCGCTCATGCCTCGACGGTACCGGGCCCGGATGCCGTGGAGGCGGAGCCGCTGCCGGGCCGCGCGCTACGCTCGCCCTTGTCGTTCCGGCGCCCGCCCCGCCGCACCCGTCCCCGCAGGAGGCCCGCCCTGGATCCCCGCCGTCAGCGCGCGATCGCCCTCCTCGTCGCGGGCTGCTTCTTCATGGAGAACCTGGACGCGACGATCGTCACCACCGCGGCGCCCGCGATCGGCGCCGACCTCGGCGTCGACTCCGCCGCCGTCGCGATCACCGTCACCGCGTTCCTGCTCACCGTCGCCGTGCTGATCCCCGCCTCCGGCTGGCTGAGCGAGCGGTTCGGCGTGCGCCTGGTCTTCACGACCGCGATCGCGGTCTTCACCCTCGCCTCGCTGCTCTGCGCGCTCAGCCCGACCCTGCCGCTGCTCGTGGCGGCCCGGGTGCTGCAGGGCGTCGGCGGCGCGCTGATGGTGCCCGTCGGCCGGCTCGCGGTGCTGCGCGTCACGCCGCGGGAGGGGATCATCCGCGCCATCGCCATCCTGGTCTGGCCCGGGCTGGTCGCGCCGATCCTCGCGCCCTTCGTCGGCGGGCTGCTGACGACCTACGCCTCCTGGCACTGGATCTTCCTGATCAACCTGCCGCTGGGTGTCGTCGCCTTCGTGATCGCGCGGCGGATCATCCCGGCCGGCGTCGAGGCCTCGCCGCCGCCGCTGGACGTCGTCGGCCTGCTGCTGGTCGCGGTCGGCCTCGGCGCGCTGGTCGGCGCGACCGGCTTCGTGACGGGCAGCGGCTCGGACACGGTCGCGCTCGGACTGGCCGTGGCCGGCGCGCTCGTCACCGCGGTCGCGGTGCGGCACCTGCGCCGCACGCCGCACCCGCTCGTGCCGCTGGACGCCTTCCGCTTCTCCACGTTCCGCGTGGCGAACGCGAGCGGCTCGCTCTACCGGGCGACCATCAACGCGGTGCCGTTCCTGCTGCCGCTGCTCTTCCAGGACGCCTTCGGCTGGGACGCGGTGCAGGCCGGCTCGATCGTGCTCGCGCTCTTCGTCGGCAACCTGGCGATCAAGCCGGCCACGACCTGGCTGCTGCACACGGTCGGCTTCCGCGGGGTGCTCGTCGCGGCGAACGTCGTCGGCATCGCCTGCATGGTCGCGATGGCGTTCCTCGATCCGGACGTGCCGATCCCGGCGATCGTCGCGCTGCTGGTGCTCAGCGGCGTCGCCCGCTCGGCCGGCTTCACCGCCTACAACACGGTCACCTTCGCCGAGGTGGCGCCCGAGGGGATGTCGGGCGCGAACACCCTCAGCGCGACGACTCAGCAGATCGCCGCGGGCTTCGGCGTCGCCGCGGGCGGCATCGCGCTGGCCGCCGGCGCCGCGTTCGGCCCGGGCCTCGTTCCCTACCGCTTCGCCTTCCTGACGCTGGCCGTGCTGACCCTCGTCCCCCTCGTCGCCGCCGCCCGCCTCCCCCACGACTCCGGCAGCACCCTCACCCGCTGACCCTCGCCCCCCCCCTCCCGCGAGATGCCACTTGTGCACGCGACACGCCGTGAAAGGCGTGCACAAGTGGCATCTCGCGGAGGGGAGTGCAGGGGGAGGGACCCGGTCAGAGGGTGAGGGCCAGGCCGTCGAGGATGTCGTGGGCCGTCGTGGTGACGGTGGTGACAGCGGCGGAGGCCTGCTGCACGGCGCGGAGGACCTCGGCCCAGATCGCCGCGCCGGCGCCGAGGACGTCCTCGCGGCCGGCGCGGACGTAGGGGAGCGCAGCGGTCTCGGCGGGCGAGAGCGCGGCGAGCTCGTCGCAGGCGGCGAGGACGTCGCGGATCGGCAGGGTCGCCTCGAGCGCCCCGCGGTCGTAGGCCTCGAGGCGGAGGACGTGCGCGGTGACCGTCAGGACCGTCGCCGCGACCCCCACGACGCTGCGCGCGGCCGAGAGGTCGACGGGGGAGGCGGCCAGCGCGCGTCGGACGTCGGCGCGGATCGCGGCCCGCTGCTCCTCGGTCGGCGCGCCCCCGCCGCCGCGGTGCCGCTCGGTGAGCCGGACGCTGCCGACGTCCATCGAGTGCGCCTGCTCGGGACCCGCGTCGCCCACGACCAACTCCGTCGAGCCGCCGCCGAGGTCCACGACCAGGACGGGCCGGGCCGCGTCGACCGCCGAGAGCGCGCCGCGGAAGGAGAGGGCCGCCTCCTCCTCACCGCTGATCGTCTCGGGACGCACGCCGATGATCCGCTCGACCGCGCCGAGGAAGTCCTCGCGGTCGGCGGCGTCCCGGGTGGCCGAGGTCGCGACGAAGCGCAGCCGCTGCGCCCCCGACTCGTGCACCAGCGCCGCGTACTCGCGGGTCACGGCGAGCGTGCGCTCCAGCGCCTCCGGGTCGAAGCGCCCGGTGCGGTCGACGCCGTGCCCGAGCCGGACGAGCTCGGTGCGGCGGAGGACGTCGACGAGGCGCCCGTCCTCGACGTCGGCGATCAGGAGGCGGAGGGAGTTGGTGCCGCAGTCGAAGGCGGCCACGCGGGTGGCGGTCATGCCGACAGTCTGCCCGCCGGCCCCGCCGCACGACCCGCCGGAGCCCCGCCGCTAGATTGGCAGGGACGAGCCGAAGGAGCCCCCGTGCACGAACACCACGTCCGCGTCCACCGCAGCGACGAGGACCTCCCGCGCCACGGGCAGCTCGCCCACGCCCTGGCCGAGGTCGCCGCCGATCCCGTCGAGGTCGAGGCCGAGGTCGCCGAGATGGTGGTCAACCGCGTCATCGACAACGCGGCCGTCGCCGCCGCGTCGCTGGTGCGCCGCCCCGTCGTCGCCGCGCGCTCGCAGGCGCTCGCCCACCCCGCCTCCATCGGCGGCGAGGGCGGCACGGTCTTCGGCGTCGATCCGGGCCGCCGCGTCTCGCCCGAGTGGGCCGCGTGGGCGAACGGCGTCGCCGTCCGCGAGCTCGACTACCACGACACCTTCCTCGCGGCCGAGTACTCGCACCCCGGCGACAACATCCCGCCGCTGGTCGCCGTCGCTCAGCACGCCGGCATCGACGGCGCCCGGCTGGTCCGCGGCATCGTCACCGGCTACGAGGTCCAGGTCGACCTCGTCCGCGCGATCAGCCTGCACCGGCACAAGATCGACCACGTCGCGCACCTCGGCCCCTCGGCAGCGGCCGGACTCGGCACGATGCTCGGCCTCGACGTCGCCGTGATCGAGCAGGCGATCGCCCAGGCGCTGCACACCACCACCGCGACCCGGCAGTCGCGCAAGGGCGAGATCTCGAGCTGGAAGGCCTACGCCCCGGCGTTCGCCGGCAAGGCCGCGATCGAGGCCGTCGACCGGGCCATGCGCGGCGAGACCAGCCCGTCGCCGATCTACGAGGGCGAGGACGGCGTGATCGCCTGGCTGCTCGACGGCCCGGACGCCTCCTACGACGTCCCGCTGCCGGACGCCGGCGAGGCGAAGCGCGCGATCCTCGACACCTACACGAAGGAGCACTCGGCCGAGTACCAGGCGCAGGCGCTGATCGACCTGGCCCGCCGTCTGCACCACTCCCACCCCGAGGCCGCCGATCCCGAGCGCGTCGAGCGGATCGTCCTGCACACCTCGCATCACACCCACTCCGTCATCGGCTCGGGCGCGAACGACCCGCAGAAGTACGACCCGACGGCGTCCCGCGAGACGCTCGACCACTCCGTGCCGTACATCTTCGCGGTCGCGCTGCAGGACGGCGCCTGGCACCACGAGCGCAGCTACGCCCCCGAGCGCGCCGCCCGCCCCGACACCGTCGCGCTCTGGCAGCGCACGACGACGGAGGAGGACGCGGAGTGGACCCGCCGCTACCACTCGACCGACCCGGCGGAGAAGGCGTTCGGCGCGCGCGTCGAGATCCTGCTCACCGACGGCAGCACGATCGTGGACGAGATCGCGGTGGCGGACGCGCACCCGCTCGGCGCGCACCCGTTCACCCGCGAGCAGTACGTCGCGAAGTTCCGCACCCTCGCCGCCGACGTGCTCGAGGAGCCCGAGATCGAGCGCTTCCTCGACCTCGCCCAGCGCCTGCCCGAGCTGACCCCCGACGAGGTCGCCCGCCTGACGATCGTCGCGGCCCCCGGCGTCCTCGCCTCCGTCGAATCCCCTCGCGGCCTCTTCTGACCCGAGGGTGATCCCCTCCGCGAGATGCCACTTGTGCACGCGACACGCCGTGGAAAGCGTGCACAAGTGGCATCTCGCGGAGCGGGGAGGAGGGGTCAGAGCAGGGCGTCCGTCAGGTGGTCCGGGGTGCCGAAGCGGTGGGCCGTGAGGGAGACGGCCTGCTCGCGCCGGAACGGGAGCAGCTCCAGGCGGCCCGACTCGGTGGCCTCGCCCGCGTAGACCGCGAGGTCGGGGCGGCCGCCGGTGACGGACGTCACGGAGGAGGTGTCGGCGCCCAGCAGGCGCACGCGGCCGGCCCCGTGCTCCCGGACCCGCGCCGCGAAGGCGGCCTCGTCCTCGACGGCGACCGCGGTCGCTCCCGCGGCGATGGCCGACACGAGCTGCGGAGGCAGCGCCGTCGCGCTCGAGACACCCACCCGGGCGCCCGCGGTCGCCGCGGCGACGACGACCTGCACGAGCGAGCCCACCGGCTCGCCGTCCGCCAGGCGGATCAGCACCGGGGAGTCGTACGGCAGGTGCCGGAAGACGTTCCGCTCGGCAGCCAGCCCGGTGACGTCGCGGGCCGAGCCCTCGGCGTGGGCCTGCGCCGCGCTGCGGGCCGTCCGCTCGACGGCGTCCGCCTCCGCCGCGGTCAGCTCCGCGCGTGCAGCGGCCACGAGCCGGCCGACGCGCGGGTCCTCGAACGCGGTGGTGGCCGTCGACGGCGCGGAGGTCCACGAGCCCAGCCCCAGCAGGTAGTCCGGTCCTCCGGCCTTGGTGCCCGGTCCGACCGCCGACTTCTTCCAGCCCCCGAACGGCTGGCGCTCGACGATCGCG
Proteins encoded in this window:
- a CDS encoding exopolyphosphatase, with the protein product MTATRVAAFDCGTNSLRLLIADVEDGRLVDVLRRTELVRLGHGVDRTGRFDPEALERTLAVTREYAALVHESGAQRLRFVATSATRDAADREDFLGAVERIIGVRPETISGEEEAALSFRGALSAVDAARPVLVVDLGGGSTELVVGDAGPEQAHSMDVGSVRLTERHRGGGGAPTEEQRAAIRADVRRALAASPVDLSAARSVVGVAATVLTVTAHVLRLEAYDRGALEATLPIRDVLAACDELAALSPAETAALPYVRAGREDVLGAGAAIWAEVLRAVQQASAAVTTVTTTAHDILDGLALTL
- a CDS encoding NIPSNAP family protein, translating into MSDSENRTVQLRRYELVDGVMDDFLAWYRAKIVPARAAHGFTIEFAFADREVNEFVWAVSTPGDAEAFAEIERTYLASPEREAAFAGEPTRVAVHHVRLVERIV
- a CDS encoding MFS transporter encodes the protein MSFRRPPRRTRPRRRPALDPRRQRAIALLVAGCFFMENLDATIVTTAAPAIGADLGVDSAAVAITVTAFLLTVAVLIPASGWLSERFGVRLVFTTAIAVFTLASLLCALSPTLPLLVAARVLQGVGGALMVPVGRLAVLRVTPREGIIRAIAILVWPGLVAPILAPFVGGLLTTYASWHWIFLINLPLGVVAFVIARRIIPAGVEASPPPLDVVGLLLVAVGLGALVGATGFVTGSGSDTVALGLAVAGALVTAVAVRHLRRTPHPLVPLDAFRFSTFRVANASGSLYRATINAVPFLLPLLFQDAFGWDAVQAGSIVLALFVGNLAIKPATTWLLHTVGFRGVLVAANVVGIACMVAMAFLDPDVPIPAIVALLVLSGVARSAGFTAYNTVTFAEVAPEGMSGANTLSATTQQIAAGFGVAAGGIALAAGAAFGPGLVPYRFAFLTLAVLTLVPLVAAARLPHDSGSTLTR
- a CDS encoding MmgE/PrpD family protein → MHEHHVRVHRSDEDLPRHGQLAHALAEVAADPVEVEAEVAEMVVNRVIDNAAVAAASLVRRPVVAARSQALAHPASIGGEGGTVFGVDPGRRVSPEWAAWANGVAVRELDYHDTFLAAEYSHPGDNIPPLVAVAQHAGIDGARLVRGIVTGYEVQVDLVRAISLHRHKIDHVAHLGPSAAAGLGTMLGLDVAVIEQAIAQALHTTTATRQSRKGEISSWKAYAPAFAGKAAIEAVDRAMRGETSPSPIYEGEDGVIAWLLDGPDASYDVPLPDAGEAKRAILDTYTKEHSAEYQAQALIDLARRLHHSHPEAADPERVERIVLHTSHHTHSVIGSGANDPQKYDPTASRETLDHSVPYIFAVALQDGAWHHERSYAPERAARPDTVALWQRTTTEEDAEWTRRYHSTDPAEKAFGARVEILLTDGSTIVDEIAVADAHPLGAHPFTREQYVAKFRTLAADVLEEPEIERFLDLAQRLPELTPDEVARLTIVAAPGVLASVESPRGLF